The genomic interval AGCCACTAGTATGTTATTACTATCACAAGGTATTCCCATGATTCATAGTGGTCAAGAATTTTACCGTACAAAGTATGGAGTAGAAAATAGTTATAACTCGCCTGATAAAATAAATATGATTAATTGGAAACGAATGGATGACCATATTCAGGACGTACATTATATCCAAGAATTGATTAAGGTTAGAAAAAGTCATCAGGCTTTTCATTTTAATTCAGCAGCAAAAATAAAAAAGCATCTCACTTTTCTTGAAAGTGATCAAGGCGTTATTATTATATTACTTCATAATGTAAAACAATATGGTTGTTTTAATGATATTCAAATTATCTTTAATTGTACAGAAGAGGATTTTGCTTATAGATTTGATGATGATTATAAACTACTTTTTGATGAAAAAGCTTATCTATTAGGTAAAGATATTCCTAACTATTTAATTATAAAAGCATTAAGTGTTATGATAATAGGAAAATAAAAAAAATCTTTCGAACATTTTCGAAAGATTTTTTTATATTAATTAATATCCCAAGAAACTGTAAAAGTTCCTCCATGATTATCAGCATATACTTTTACTTTATAAGATCCTTTTTTATCGATTGTCACTTCTGAATCATCTTCTATCATAGTAATTACTTTATCATTTAAAAGAAGTTTTGCTTTAATCGTCCCTTTCTTAGTTGTTTCTCTAAAATGAAAATGAATGACATCTCCTTCTTCTAATTTAACCGTTTTAAAGTAATTACCATCAAATGTTTTATAAGAACCTTGAATAGAATTTGAAGTAGTATCAAGGTTTCCAACAGTTATTTTATAGCTCCCACCAGAACAACCACTAATAATAAGTAATGAGATCATTAACATAAATGTCATTACCAATTTTTTCATATGCATACCTCCAGTATTTATTGTTATTGTTTTTAGTTCAAACTCATGTTTAAATATTAAAAATTATTTAATTTCCCAAGATACCTTAAAACTTCCACTATGATTATCTGCGATTACTGTTACTTCATAAGTTCCTGTTGTGTCAATTGTTACTTCACATTTATCTTGAATAGTTGAAATCAATTGGTCTTGAAAATATATTTCAGAAAGTATTGTTCCTTTATTTGTAGTTGATTCAAAATGAAATTGAACAATATCTCCTTCTTCTAATTTAATATTTTTATGGTAATCACCATCAAATGTTTTATAAGACCCTTCAATGTAATGTGAAGTTGCGCTAACATTTCCTCTTTCTATATAGTAACTATTATTAGAGCAACCACTAATAAACAGTAAAAAGAAGATCATGATAAATGATAAAAATACTTTTTTCATATATACCTCCTAATCTATATAGTAATTATAAATTTTTTTGAAACAAATGTCTATAAAATAAAAAAAATAATGGAAAAATATGGATTATTTGATAACTAATATAAGAAAGAAAGATAAAAACATCATCTAATAGAGATTAGGTGATGTTTTTTTAAATGATTATTAATTATCTTCAGGATTATATGTTTTTTGAAGTGTATTGATATTTTCATAGATTGATTGAATTTCAGGATCATTAAAATGGATGTTATTTAAATCACGTAATTCAGCAAGTATTTTATTTTCATAATCAGCCTGTTGCTTCTCTTTTTTTATACTTTGTTTGAAAGTCTCTCTATATGTTTTATAACTTTCAAAATTAGTGATTTTTGATTGAGTATATCTTTCATTAATATTAATATCAACATCATCTAAATCAGCGATATATTGTTTATAAGTTGCTAGTTCAAATACTTTAGCATTACTACTAGTTACATAAATAACACGGAACCCATGCTTTATTCCACTATATCGTTTTATGCATGATTCGATAGGAACTAATGTGAAGGGGGTACCCCCTCAAGGGTACGATCAGCGATTTCTTTAGCTGCATTTTCAAATTCATCCATGATATGATTAGGACTAAAGAATCCTAAATCACCACTATTTTTTTCAGCACTTGGGTCTTGACTATACATTTTTGCTAATGCTTCGAAAGCACTCTTATATTGAGAAGCTTTAATTTCATCTAACCCTGCAAAAGGTAACTCATCGTTTGTAGGATCTTCAGGATCATAATAGATATAACAAGTATCCTCAGTTATTCCATCTCTGAATTCTCCATTATCTGTACAACCATTAATAACTTGTTTACCTTTTTCAAGCGCTAACGCTTTTGAGGCTTCATCCTCTGGTTCAAATGTGAATAAGATATGATTTGCTTTAACACTAAACCATTCTTGATAAGCTTCGTAGATTTCTTCTTCTGTTATAACGCTAACACCTTTATAATCGTTATACCCAAACATATAACGTTCGATTAATTCTGGTGCTGCCAAGATATCAGCTAATTGTTGATCACTGAATGCACCAAACTGAAGGGCAATAAAGTCAGACCAACTATAAGGTGATGGTTGTTGTAAAAATTGTGTTTTATAAACTTTAATTTGGCTCATAAACTCATCTTTTTCAGATTCAGATAACCGAATATCTTTAATTGATTTTAATGCTTCAGTATTAATGTTATCTAATAATAATTGTATCGCATATTTTGTTTTCATTAAATCATATATATCATCAGTATAAACATATTTAGTTTTACCATCAATAATATGTGATGCTAAGATATGTTCACCATTTTTGATTTTTAATAATTTTTCTTCTATTTTAAATTTATCATCAAAATTTTCTTTATATTGTTTAGCTAAATCTTTATCAAAAATTCTTAAACTAATTGTGTTATGTAAGTCTTCAATTTCATTTGTAATATAACTACTTGTTAATTTATTTTCAACCAATTTATCTAAAATGTATTGATTAAATTCTTCAGATTGTCTAAAGTTTTCAATATATTTTGGTTGACTTACTTTATATACAAAATAGTAAGTTCTGTCATTGTGAATATATTTTGGTGCTTTATTATAATCTCCAATACCAAACGATTCACCACTTATTGTATCATTAAAGATGAAATCCTGTAAGTCTGAAGTTTCTAAATAATCTGTATAAACCACTCGATCATATTCACAGATAAATGGTTCTGTGATAAATGGAGGTTCTTCTACAGTTGTCACTTTATCATTTTTGTGTTGTTTTGCATTTTCATCTTTAAAAAATTGTAGAATATTGTTTTCTTGAGTCAACTTGTCTTTAATCTCATCAGCTTCATAGATACTATCATATTTTAAGGTAATAATACATAAATCTTCATGATAAGCATCTTTAGTTTTTTGTATAGCGTGGGTCTTTGATTCTTCATCAATTATTTCATTTCTTGCTACTTCTTTTGCATAAGCTTTTTGTAAGAAACTGAGTAAATAGAAATCTTTTATTTTTTCTTCAGCATCAGGGTCATCTTTTGATGAAATAACACCTTGGTATACCATACCTTGATAGAAAGTTTCTTCACCTTTTATTTTTTTGTCTTCTGAAATTTTATCCTCAAGTGCTTCTGTATCTACTTTATCTTTATAATCAGCGAGTAGATCTCTATCAACCTTGTCCATTAAAACAAGTAAACCATAATTTTTTTTCATCATTTCATATAAATCACCTTTAGTAATATCCAGTTTATTAAAATCTAATACTGTATCACTAGAATGTGTTACTTTAGGTTGTGACTTAATGGAAAAAGAGATTTTTGGAAAACAGCCACTTATAAACAGTAGAAAGATGATCATGATGAATGGTAAAAATATTTTTTTCATAAATATACCTCCTAATTTG from Mycoplasmatota bacterium carries:
- a CDS encoding peptidylprolyl isomerase is translated as MKKIFLPFIMIIFLLFISGCFPKISFSIKSQPKVTHSSDTVLDFNKLDITKGDLYEMMKKNYGLLVLMDKVDRDLLADYKDKVDTEALEDKISEDKKIKGEETFYQGMVYQGVISSKDDPDAEEKIKDFYLLSFLQKAYAKEVARNEIIDEESKTHAIQKTKDAYHEDLCIITLKYDSIYEADEIKDKLTQENNILQFFKDENAKQHKNDKVTTVEEPPFITEPFICEYDRVVYTDYLETSDLQDFIFNDTISGESFGIGDYNKAPKYIHNDRTYYFVYKVSQPKYIENFRQSEEFNQYILDKLVENKLTSSYITNEIEDLHNTISLRIFDKDLAKQYKENFDDKFKIEEKLLKIKNGEHILASHIIDGKTKYVYTDDIYDLMKTKYAIQLLLDNINTEALKSIKDIRLSESEKDEFMSQIKVYKTQFLQQPSPYSWSDFIALQFGAFSDQQLADILAAPELIERYMFGYNDYKGVSVITEEEIYEAYQEWFSVKANHILFTFEPEDEASKALALEKGKQVINGCTDNGEFRDGITEDTCYIYYDPEDPTNDELPFAGLDEIKASQYKSAFEALAKMYSQDPSAEKNSGDLGFFSPNHIMDEFENAAKEIADRTLEGVPPSH